In the Arachis ipaensis cultivar K30076 chromosome B10, Araip1.1, whole genome shotgun sequence genome, one interval contains:
- the LOC107622493 gene encoding chaperone protein dnaJ 1, mitochondrial isoform X5, protein MTGLVLRTLVWKQSITVTQFRFRRGSLPMRRFTWFTPYRRRLLSFAFSEPVVHRGHCFTELLPFRQSPFLSRALFNRSNVPKSEEFLSLSIPLRYRYIHAAAFSTSVEQDYYQVLGISENATQDEIKKAFLLLAKKYHPDANKNNPSAKRKFQDIREAYETLRDSKKRGQYDKMKKQSRGSQNIEYDNDNDDFAERFQNAKERFQNGFHHEFSSSFHTVFSELFEEEITHSSSSIEVELSLTFSEAARGCTKHVSFDAFVPCDYCDGRGYPPRAKAKVCPTCRGLGRVTIPPFTSTCITCKGSGRVIKDFCTSCRGSGVVEGIKEVKVTIPAGVDTGDTIHVPEAGNAVKSGARPGSLYIKIKVAEDSVFARDGADIYVDSNISFTQAILGGKVDVPTLSGKMQVKIPKGVQPGQLLVLRGKGLPRHGYLVHHGDQYVCFRINFPTQNTLQGAHFVCQPQALIQLLKMVALESFALEPLPAPYSHNPPSIESDEAFRPNQPSIHTIT, encoded by the exons atgaccggtcTAGTTCTCAGAACCTTGGTGTGGAAGCAGAGCATAACTGTAACTCAATTTCGCTTCCGAAGAGGATCCCTCCCAATGAGAAGGTTCACGTGGTTTACGCCG TATCGCCGCCGTTTGCTCTCTTTTGCGTTTTCAGAACCTGTTGTCCATAGAGGACACTGCTTCACCGAATTATTGCCTTTTCGCCAATCGCCGTTTCTCAGTCGAG CTTTGTTCAATCGCAGTAATGTCCCAAAATCGGAGGAGTTTCTGAGTTTGAGTATACCATTGAGATATCGATATATTCATGCTGCAG CATTTTCGACATCGGTTGAGCAGGATTATTATCAAGTTCTTGGCATTTCTGAGAACGCCACTCAGGATGAGATAAAGAAGGCGTTTCTGTTG CTTGCTAAAAAGTACCATCCAGATGCAAATAAGAATAATCCATCTGCAAAGAGGAAATTTCAAGATATAAGAGAAGCTTATGAG ACGTTGAGAGATTCTAAAAAGAGGGGCCAATATGACAAG ATGAAGAAGCAAAGCCGTGGTTCACAGAACATAGAATATGACAACGACAACGATGATTTTGCAGAAAGGTTTCAAAATGCGAAAGAAAGGTTTCAAAATGGTTTTCACCATGAGTTTTCTTCTTCATTTCATACAGTATTCTCGGAG CTATTTGAAGAAGAAATCACTCATTCTTCATCAAGTATAGAG GTGGAGTTGTCCCTTACTTTCTCAGAAGCTGCAAGAGGGTGCACTAAACATGTGTCATTTGATGCATTCGTTCCATGTGATTATTGTG ATGGGAGAGGGTATCCACCACGTGCGAAGGCTAAAGTTTGTCCAACATGCCGGGGCTTAGGTCGA GTAACAATACCTCCATTTACATCAACATGCATTACCTGTAAAGGATCAGGTCGCGTCATTAAG GATTTCTGTACGTCATGTAGAGGATCTGGGGTGGTTGAAGGGATTAAAGAGGTTAAAGTTACAATACCAGCAG GTGTGGATACTGGAGATACAATCCATGTGCCAGAGGCCGGGAATGCCGTTAAAAGTGGAGCTCGACCTGGGAGTTTATACATCAAAATCAAG GTCGCCGAGGATTCAGTTTTTGCCAGGGATGGTGCAGATATCTATGTGGACTCTAATATTAGCTTTACGCAG GCTATTCTTGGTGGCAAAGTTGATGTGCCTACTCTATCTGGGAAGATGCAAGTAAAG ATACCCAAGGGTGTTCAACCAGGGCAGCTACTAGTATTACGAGGAAAAG GACTACCAAGGCATGGTTATCTTGTACATCATGGGGATCAGTATGTGTGTTTTCGTATTAACTTCCCCAC TCAGAACACTCTGCAAGGAGCCCACTTTGTGTGCCAACCACAAGCTCTGATACAATTGTTAAAAATGGTTGCATTGGAGAGCTTTGCCCTTGAACCATTGCCAGCTCCATATTCTCATAATCCTCCAAGTATTGAGTCTGACGAAGCTTTCCGCCCGAATCAACCATCCATACACACCATCACCTGA
- the LOC107622493 gene encoding chaperone protein dnaJ 1, mitochondrial isoform X8 — protein MTGLVLRTLVWKQSITVTQFRFRRGSLPMRRFTWFTPYRRRLLSFAFSEPVVHRGHCFTELLPFRQSPFLSRALFNRSNVPKSEEFLSLSIPLRYRYIHAAAFSTSVEQDYYQVLGISENATQDEIKKAFLLLAKKYHPDANKNNPSAKRKFQDIREAYETLRDSKKRGQYDKMKKQSRGSQNIEYDNDNDDFAERFQNAKERFQNGFHHEFSSSFHTVFSELFEEEITHSSSSIEVELSLTFSEAARGCTKHVSFDAFVPCDYCDGRGYPPRAKAKVCPTCRGLGRVTIPPFTSTCITCKGSGRVIKDFCTSCRGSGVVEGIKEVKVTIPAGVDTGDTIHVPEAGNAVKSGARPGSLYIKIKVAEDSVFARDGADIYVDSNISFTQAILGGKVDVPTLSGKMQVKIPKGVQPGQLLVLRGKGLPRHGYLVHHGDQYVCFRINFPTTLLNILLSFLLVRTLCKEPTLCANHKL, from the exons atgaccggtcTAGTTCTCAGAACCTTGGTGTGGAAGCAGAGCATAACTGTAACTCAATTTCGCTTCCGAAGAGGATCCCTCCCAATGAGAAGGTTCACGTGGTTTACGCCG TATCGCCGCCGTTTGCTCTCTTTTGCGTTTTCAGAACCTGTTGTCCATAGAGGACACTGCTTCACCGAATTATTGCCTTTTCGCCAATCGCCGTTTCTCAGTCGAG CTTTGTTCAATCGCAGTAATGTCCCAAAATCGGAGGAGTTTCTGAGTTTGAGTATACCATTGAGATATCGATATATTCATGCTGCAG CATTTTCGACATCGGTTGAGCAGGATTATTATCAAGTTCTTGGCATTTCTGAGAACGCCACTCAGGATGAGATAAAGAAGGCGTTTCTGTTG CTTGCTAAAAAGTACCATCCAGATGCAAATAAGAATAATCCATCTGCAAAGAGGAAATTTCAAGATATAAGAGAAGCTTATGAG ACGTTGAGAGATTCTAAAAAGAGGGGCCAATATGACAAG ATGAAGAAGCAAAGCCGTGGTTCACAGAACATAGAATATGACAACGACAACGATGATTTTGCAGAAAGGTTTCAAAATGCGAAAGAAAGGTTTCAAAATGGTTTTCACCATGAGTTTTCTTCTTCATTTCATACAGTATTCTCGGAG CTATTTGAAGAAGAAATCACTCATTCTTCATCAAGTATAGAG GTGGAGTTGTCCCTTACTTTCTCAGAAGCTGCAAGAGGGTGCACTAAACATGTGTCATTTGATGCATTCGTTCCATGTGATTATTGTG ATGGGAGAGGGTATCCACCACGTGCGAAGGCTAAAGTTTGTCCAACATGCCGGGGCTTAGGTCGA GTAACAATACCTCCATTTACATCAACATGCATTACCTGTAAAGGATCAGGTCGCGTCATTAAG GATTTCTGTACGTCATGTAGAGGATCTGGGGTGGTTGAAGGGATTAAAGAGGTTAAAGTTACAATACCAGCAG GTGTGGATACTGGAGATACAATCCATGTGCCAGAGGCCGGGAATGCCGTTAAAAGTGGAGCTCGACCTGGGAGTTTATACATCAAAATCAAG GTCGCCGAGGATTCAGTTTTTGCCAGGGATGGTGCAGATATCTATGTGGACTCTAATATTAGCTTTACGCAG GCTATTCTTGGTGGCAAAGTTGATGTGCCTACTCTATCTGGGAAGATGCAAGTAAAG ATACCCAAGGGTGTTCAACCAGGGCAGCTACTAGTATTACGAGGAAAAG GACTACCAAGGCATGGTTATCTTGTACATCATGGGGATCAGTATGTGTGTTTTCGTATTAACTTCCCCAC TACATTACTCAACATCTTACTCAGCTTTTTGCTAGTCAGAACACTCTGCAAGGAGCCCACTTTGTGTGCCAACCACAAGCTCTGA